In the genome of Populus trichocarpa isolate Nisqually-1 chromosome 6, P.trichocarpa_v4.1, whole genome shotgun sequence, one region contains:
- the LOC7468075 gene encoding uncharacterized protein LOC7468075, with protein sequence MASSYLSFASKLSFLHNGNYKNDAVGRNLLFDNPNSYKWNRKFSDSCFSKTRCSGVGVTRAASTTEAVVDNNRVSKEDSRVLRVGLVCGGPSAERGISLNSARSVLDHIEGDDLQVSCYYIDYDMNAFAISSAQVYSNTPADFDFKLESLAKGFSSLDEFAEHLAASVDIVFPVIHGRFGEDGGIQELLERHNVPFVGTGSRECRKAFDKYDASLELSKQGFITVPSFLVQGSEIEECELSKWFTSNQLDPNSGKVVVKPARAGSSIGVTVAYGVSDSLKKANDLISEGIDDKILVEIFLEGGSEFTAIVLDVGSGFDCHPVVLLPTEVEIQFHGSVDVREEDAIFNYRRKYLPTQQVAYHTPPRFPLKVIENIREGASILFRQLGLRDFARIDGWFLPNSMHALSSSAGKFGRTELGTIIYNDINLISGMEQTSFLFQQASKVGFSHSNILRSVIHRACLRFPNLASHNEVSAHLPRRSKSLPFDEAFNKREGIRKIFVLFGGDTSERQVSLMSGTNVWLNLLAFDELDVTPCLLAPSDDHSDDGSRVVWSLPYSLVLRHTTEEVLDACIEAIEPAQAALTSHLRNQVMNDLMECLKKHSWFTGFDIADEQPVRYSLEKWIKLAKEVQATVFIAVHGGIGEDGTLQSLLESEGVPHTGPGAAASKTCMDKVATSLALSHLADLGVLTINKDVRRKEDLLNMPALEIWDELISKLQCETLCVKPARDGCSTGVARLCCVEDLAVYIKALKDCLLRIPPDSFSKSHGMIEMPSPPPERLIFEPFIETDEIVVSSKSGGEKAQGLVWKGNSRWVEITVGVIGTLGSMRSLSPSVTVKETGDILSLEEKFQGGTGINLTPPPASIVSNEALERCKHRIELIANTLQLEGFSRIDAFLNVDSGEVLIIEVNTVPGMTPSTVLIHQALAEQPPMYPHKFFRTLLDLASERII encoded by the exons ATGGCATCGTCATATCTTTCTTTCGCTTCAAAGCTCTCTTTTCTCCATAACGGAAACTACAAAAACGATGCCGTTGGAAGGAACTTGCTGTTTGATAACCCAAATTCGTACAAGTGGAACCGGAAATTCAGTGATTCTTGTTTTTCGAAGACGCGATGCTCCGGCGTTGGAGTAACACGCGCCGCCTCCACGACGGAGGCAGTGGTGGATAACAATCGAGTTTCGAAAGAGGATAGTAGAGTTCTAAGAGTTGGTTTGGTTTGTGGAGGTCCTTCTGCTGAGCGTGGGATTTCCCTCAACTCTGCTCGATCAGTACTTGATCACATAGAG GGGGATGATTTGCAAGTGAGCTGCTATTATATTGACTATGATATGAATGCATTCGCTATATCATCTGCTCAG GTATATTCAAATACTCCGGcggattttgattttaagctTGAAAG CCTTGCCAAAGGTTTTTCGTCGTTGGATGAATTTGCAGAACATCTTGCTGCTTCTGTGGATATAGTGTTCCCTGTTATTCATGGCCGGTTTGGTGAAGATGGTGGAATTCAG GAGTTGCTGGAAAGGCATAATGTTCCATTTGTTGGCACAGGATCTCGTGAGTGTCGTAAAGCATTTGATAAG TATGATGCCTCCTTGGAACTCAGCAAACAAGGATTCATAACTGTACCTAGTTTTCTAGTCCAG GGAAGTGAAATTGAGGAATGTGAATTATCCAAGTGGTTCACAAGCAATCAATTGGACCCTAACTCTGGGAAAGTTGTG GTAAAGCCAGCTAGAGCTGGATCAAGTATTGGAGTTACAGTTGCTTATGGTGTTTCTGATTCTCTTAAAAAAGCAAATGATCTCATTTCAGAG GGGATAGATGATAAAATCCTTGTTGAAATATTTCTCGAAGGAGGGAGCGAGTTTACAGCAATTGTCCTTGATGTGGGATCTGGTTTTGATTGTCACCCTGTTGTTCTACTGCCAACTGAG GTGGAGATTCAATTTCATGGCAGTGTTGATGTGAGAGAAGAAGATGCAATTTTCAATTACCGAAGGAAGTATCTTCCAACACAACAG GTAGCTTATCACACTCCACCTCGTTTTCCTCTCAAAGTAATTGAAAATATTCGAGAAGGAGCATCTATTTTATTCCGTCAACTCGGTCTACGTGATTTTGCTCGGATTGATGGATGGTTTTTGCCTAATTCCATGCATGCATTATCATCTTCAGCTGGAAAATTTGGAAGGACTGAATTGGGCACAATAATATACAATGACATTAACCTG ATTAGTGGAATGGAGCAGACCAGTTTTCTTTTTCAGCAAGCTTCAAAG gtTGGATTCTCTCATTCTAACATTCTTCGAAGTGTTATTCATCGTGCTTGCTTGCGGTTCCCCAATCTTGCATCACACAACGAAGTATCAGCTCATTTGCCAAGAAGATCGAAATCCTTGCCATTTGATGAAGCATTTAACAAACGGGAGGGTATTCGTAAAATTTTTGTCTTGTTTGGAGGAGACACTTCAGAGCGGCAAGTATCTCTTATGAGTGGAACAAATGTTTGGCTTAACTTGCTGGCATTTGATGAA CTTGATGTGACTCCTTGTTTACTTGCCCCCTCAGACGACCATTCTGATGATGGTTCCAGAGTGGTTTGGTCATTGCC TTACTCTCTTGTGCTGAGACACACTACAGAGGAAGTTCTTGACGCTTGCATAGAAGCTATCGAACCAGCTCAGGCCGCGCTGACTTCTCATTTGCGCAACCAAGTGATGAATGACCTCATGGAATGTCTGAAGAAGCATAGTTGGTTTACAGGGTTTGACATAGCTGATGAACAGCCTGTTAGATATTCATTAGAGAAGTGGATCAAGCTTGCCAAAGAAGTTCAGGCAACAGTTTTCATtgcag TGCATGGAGGCATTGGTGAAGATGGTACACTTCAGTCTTTACTGGAGTCTGAAGGAGTTCCTCATACAG gtCCTGGTGCGGCAGCTTCGAAGACTTGCATGGACAAAGTTGCAACATCACTCGCTCTTAGTCAT CTTGCAGATTTGGGAGTTCTTACCATAAACAAAGATGTGCGCAGAAAAGAGGATTTGCTGAATATGCCTGCACTAGAGATTTGGGATGAGCTGATCTCAAAGCTTCAGTGTGAAACATTATGTGTTAAACCAGCAAGGGATGGATGCTCAACTGGGGTTGCAAGATTATG CTGCGTGGAAGACCTTGCAGTGTATATAAAAGCTTTGAAGGATTGCCTTCTCCGGATACCACCTGATAGTTTCTCAAAG TCACATGGAATGATTGAGATGCCAAGCCCTCCTCCAGAGCGTTTGATCTTTGAACCTTTTATTGAGACTGATGAGATTGTTGTCTCATCCAAATCTGGGGGTGAAAAGGCACAAGGCCTTGTGTGGAAAGGAAACAGTCGATGGGTAGAAATTACAGTTGGTGTTATAGGAACTCTTGGATCAATGCGCTCACTGAGCCCTAGTGTTACTGTTAAGGAAACTGGTGATATTTTATCACTTGAAGAGAAATTTCAAG GTGGAACCGGCATCAATCTTACTCCTCCACCGGCATCAATTGTTAG TAACGAGGCGTTGGAGAGGTGCAAACATCGTATTGAATTGATTGCAAACACTCTGCAATTAGAAGGATTTTCACGAATAGATGCTTTTCTTAATGTTGATAGTGGAGAG GTGCTGATTATAGAGGTCAATACTGTTCCTGGAATGACTCCTTCCACTGTCCTTATTCATCAG GCGCTAGCAGAACAACCTCCCATGTATCCTCACAAATTCTTTCGTACGTTGCTTGATTTAGCATCAGAGAGGATCATATAG